Proteins from a single region of Takifugu rubripes chromosome 4, fTakRub1.2, whole genome shotgun sequence:
- the edaradd gene encoding ectodysplasin-A receptor-associated adapter protein gives MSSLRATKEPSNRSDSDPVEDTDTTSFVTEFSLGGHYPVQVTDPHDAVTLPLTSMTPAYLIPTDRIRQPVEDAEECSCPPTVSSDYPEELQVLKRLCEKCCCSAPPPKISDLMNDKDLLDSLQMKLDPTHCAIKNWKNFASRWGMSYDELTLLEHQTQGSLAHSPTQEFLLRYNQKTVTELTDLCRVYQRMDVLRLLQSWMEKDWPSRWQKML, from the exons ACAGAAGCGACTCTGATCCTGTGGAGGACACAGACACCACCAGCTTCGTCACAGAATTT TCTCTGGGGGGCCACTATCCAGTCCAGGTGACGGATCCTCATG ATGCTGTGACCCTTCCCTTGACCTCGATGACCCCTGCGTACCTGATCCCTACCGACAGAATCAGACAG CCCGTTGAAGATGCTGAAGAGTGCAGCTGCCCACCAACGGTGTCTTCAG actatccagaagagctgcaggtgctgaagAGGCTGTGTGAGAAGTGCTGTTGCTCTGCACCACCTCCCAAGATCAGCGACCTCATGAACGACAAGGATCTCCTGGACTCGTTGCAGATGAAATTAGATCCGACCCACTGCGCTATCAAAAACTGGAAGAATTTTGCAAGTCGTTGGGGGATGAGTTACGATGAACTGACGCTGCTGGAGCACCAAACCCAGGGCTCGCTGGCTCACAGCCCCACGCAGGAGTTCCTGCTGCGCTACAACCAGAAGACGGTCACCGAGCTGACTGACCTCTGCCGCGTCTACCAGCGCATGGACGTGCTGCGACTGCTGCAGAGCTGGATGGAGAAGGACTGGCCGTCCCGGTGGCAAAAGATGCTCTGA